A DNA window from Hevea brasiliensis isolate MT/VB/25A 57/8 chromosome 2, ASM3005281v1, whole genome shotgun sequence contains the following coding sequences:
- the LOC110661753 gene encoding pentatricopeptide repeat-containing protein At4g32450, mitochondrial, giving the protein MSKRRGSLVLINSLTVLSKVRSSSKLSDSIKTIALSKNLSTAVDRSEFQNSVGYHLDNSDEHFQNPNGAFDESQKPIELVQKPNGHGLNTNWGFRESTGNVTGNIQVAQNGNPGGSYGQNHGNFLHNLNGDYQNFNGSCWESTRVDQNNPNQWKGDFSGYHVNTGQFQHTNREVSALNSKSSQDHLKGVYGGSGKPNVHGYYHEAPREVRQTPTGLHLQGPSGSQGSWNRNYTQNVNQSQSGSSGYYMGNVGMYQHGASAGQYQQNLNVGQYQPNLNGVNNLMQASQLSSAPKVEGESAEPSETSPYRGTLEDLDDFCKERKMKEAVEVLCSLEEQRVPLDLPRFLQLMQACGETKALEEAKAVHDLIMRSLLPLEVDTYNKILEMFAKCGSMDKAFDVFDKMPERNLNSWDTMITWLAKHGLGEDAIDLFSQFKQAGLEPDAQMYIGVFSACGDVGDVNEGMLHFESMMKDYGIVPSMEHYVSIVDMLGSTGYLDEALEFIEKMPMKPSIDVWLTLMNLSRVHGNLELGDRCAELIELLDPFQLNEQSKAGLVAVKASHLEKEKEKKLTSQNLLEVRSRVHEYRAGDTSHPENDRIYAMLRGLRAQMKEAGYIPETRFVLHDIEQEGKEEALLAHSERLATAYGLLTSPARSPIRVIKNLRVCGDCHNAVKIISRIVGRELIMRDAKRFHHFKDGVCSCRDYW; this is encoded by the coding sequence ATGTCCAAGAGAAGAGGCTCGCTTGTGTTAATCAATTCCCTTACGGTTCTATCCAAGGTACGCTCTTCGAGTAAATTGTCTGATTCGATCAAAACCATAGCGCTATCAAAAAATCTTAGCACCGCAGTTGATAGATCAGAGTTTCAGAACTCTGTTGGATATCACTTGGATAATTCTGATGAGCATTTCCAAAACCCTAATGGTGCTTTCGATGAGAGCCAAAAACCTATTGAATTAGTGCAAAAACCAAATGGACACGGCTTAAACACTAATTGGGGTTTTAGGGAAAGCACAGGAAATGTTACAGGAAATATCCAAGTTGCCCAAAATGGGAATCCTGGAGGATCCTATGGGCAAAATCATGGAAATTTTTTGCACAATTTGAATGGTGATTACCAGAATTTTAATGGGAGTTGTTGGGAAAGCACGCGTGTTGATCAAAATAATCCAAATCAGTGGAAGGGTGATTTTAGCGGATACCATGTGAATACTGGGCAGTTTCAACACACAAATAGGGAGGTTTCTGCGTTGAATTCAAAGAGTTCGCAGGATCATCTAAAAGGGGTTTATGGAGGGAGTGGAAAACCGAATGTGCATGGGTATTATCACGAAGCACCTAGAGAGGTGAGACAAACCCCAACTGGGCTTCATTTGCAAGGTCCTTCAGGGTCACAAGGAAGCTGGAATAGAAATTATACTCAAAATGTTAATCAGTCTCAGAGTGGCTCAAGTGGTTATTACATGGGGAATGTTGGGATGTATCAGCATGGGGCAAGTGCTGGCCAATATCAGCAGAACCTTAATGTTGGACAATATCAACCAAACTTGAATGGTGTAAATAATTTAATGCAGGCTTCTCAATTATCGAGCGCTCCCAAAGTTGAAGGGGAATCGGCTGAGCCTTCTGAAACTAGTCCATATAGAGGTACCCTGGAGGATCTTGATGACTTCTGCAAGGAAAGGAAAATGAAGGAAGCTGTTGAGGTTTTGTGTTCGTTAGAGGAGCAGCGTGTTCCTTTGGATTTGCCACGTTTTTTGCAGTTGATGCAGGCATGTGGAGAAACTAAGGCTTTAGAAGAAGCAAAAGCTGTTCATGATCTCATTATGAGATCACTACTCCCTTTGGAAGTCGATACATATAACAAGATCTTAGAGATGTTTGCAAAATGTGGTTCTATGGACAAGGCGTTTGATGTGTTTGACAAAATGCCAGAGCGCAATTTAAATTCATGGGATACCATGATAACATGGCTTGCTAAGCATGGACTTGGGGAGGATGCTATTGATCTTTTTAGTCAGTTTAAACAAGCAGGATTAGAACCTGATGCACAAATGTATATTGGGGTATTTTCTGCTTGTGGTGATGTTGGTGATGTTAATGAAGGAATGCTGCACTTTGAATCCATGATGAAGGATTATGGCATTGTCCCGTCAATGGAGCATTATGTAAGCATTGTGGACATGCTGGGAAGTACTGGGTATTTGGATGAAGCATTAGAGTTCATTGAAAAAATGCCAATGAAACCAAGCATAGATGTTTGGCTAACCTTAATGAATCTCAGCCGAGTTCATGGGAACTTGGAACTTGGGGATCGTTGTGCTGAGCTTATTGAGCTTTTAGACCCTTTCCAACTGAATGAACAATCAAAGGCAGGCCTTGTAGCAGTAAAAGCTTCACACcttgaaaaagagaaagagaagaagttGACAAGTCAAAATCTTTTAGAAGTTAGGAGTAGGGTCCATGAGTATCGAGCTGGAGACACATCACATCCTGAAAATGATAGAATCTATGCCATGCTTAGGGGTTTGAGAGCACAGATGAAAGAGGCTGGTTACATCCCAGAGACAAGATTTGTGTTGCATGACATAGAACAGGAAGGCAAGGAGGAGGCTCTTCTTGCTCATAGTGAGAGACTTGCAACAGCTTATGGTCTTCTAACCAGTCCTGCACGCTCACCTATTCGAGTAATAAAGAATCTTCGTGTTTGTGGTGATTGCCATAATGCAGTGAAGATCATTTCAAGGATTGTTGGAAGAGAACTTATCATGCGAGATGccaagaggttccaccatttcaAAGACGGGGTGTGCTCTTGCCGTGATTATTGGTGA
- the LOC110661752 gene encoding ADP-ribosylation factor, with translation MGLSFTKLFSRLFAKKEMRILMVGLDAAGKTTILYKLKLGEIVTTIPTIGFNVETVEYKNISFTVWDVGGQDKIRPLWRHYFQNTQGLIFVVDSNDRDRVVEARDELHRMLNEDELRDAVLLVFANKQDLPNAMNAAEITDKLGLHSLRQRHWYIQSTCATSGEGLYEGLDWLSNNIANKA, from the exons ATGGGGTTGTCTTTCACTAAGTTGTTCAGCCGACTGTTTGCTAAGAAAGAGATGCGTATTCTGATGGTGGGTCTTGATGCTGCTGGTAAGACCACCATTCTCTACAAGCTCAAGCTTGGAGAGATTGTCACCACCATCCCTACCATTG GATTTAATGTGGAGACTGTTGAGTACAAGAACATTAGCTTCACTGTTTGGGATGTTGGTGGTCAGGACAAG ATTCGACCTTTGTGGAGACATTACTTCCAAAACACACAAGGGCTGATCTTTGTGGTCGATAGCAATGACAGAGACCGTGTGGTTGAAGCTAGGGATGAGCTACACAGGATGTTGAATGAG GATGAGTTAAGGGATGCTGTACTGCTTGTTTTTGCAAACAAGCAAGATCTTCCAAATGCAATGAATGCTGCTGAAATAACTGATAAGCTTGGCCTTCACTCTCTCCGTCAACGCCACTG GTACATTCAGAGCACATGTGCCACTTCTGGTGAAGGACTGTATGAGGGACTGGACTGGCTCTCAAACAACATTGCAAATAAG GCATAG
- the LOC110661754 gene encoding putative pentatricopeptide repeat-containing protein At1g02420 produces MIPNPLSFPSNLRYATKTPLPLLSRLFFCTNPASIDHDVEVVYRIITSSSSSQSLKQSLNSSGIFLNNDLIDKVLKRVRFGHGNPLQALEFFKFTANRKGFYHTSYSLDTMLYILGRGRQFDLIWDVLIKMKRKDLSLISSRTMQVVLGRVAKLCSVRQTVESFRRFKKLVPVFDTVCFNALLRTLCQEKSMADARNVYHTLKKEFRPNLQTFNILLSGWKSSEEAESFFEEMKELGIKPDVVSYNSLIDVYCKGREMEKAYKVVEKMRDEDISPDVITYTSIIGGLGLIGQPDKARGVLKEMKEYGCYPDVAAYNAAIRNYCIAKRLGDASSLMDEMVDKGLSPNATTYNLFFRVFYWSNDLRSSWSLYRRMMDVGCLPNTQSCMFLIRLFKTQERVDLALLLWNDMVEKGFGSYSLVSDVLFDLLCDLGRLAEAEKCFLQMIEKGHKPSNVAFRRIKVLMELANKHDALQNLSEKIAIFGSSIQVPRGEEHLNRTSYIDSLPA; encoded by the coding sequence ATGATTCCTAACCCTCTCTCATTTCCATCGAATTTAAGGTACGCTACTAAAACCCCGCTTCCCCTTCTCTCTCGCCTCTTCTTCTGCACTAACCCCGCCTCTATCGACCACGACGTGGAAGTCGTTTATCGCATCATCACTAGCTCATCCTCTTCTCAAAGCCTAAAACAATCTTTAAATTCAAGTGGGATTTTTCTCAATAACGATTTGATCGATAAAGTTCTCAAAAGGGTCAGGTTTGGCCATGGAAACCCCTTGCAAGCACTTGAGTTCTTTAAATTCACTGCCAACAGAAAAGGGTTTTATCACACTTCGTATTCGTTAGATACCATGCTTTATATATTAGGTAGGGGCCGTCAATTTGATCTTATTTGGGATGTTTTGATTAAAATGAAGAGGAAAGACCTGTCTTTGATTTCCTCACGTACTATGCAAGTGGTTTTGGGTAGAGTCGCTAAGCTATGCTCTGTTAGGCAAACTGTGGAATCTTTTAGAAGGTTCAAGAAGTTGGTTCCTGTGTTTGATACGGTTTGTTTCAATGCactgttgaggactttgtgtcaAGAGAAGAGTATGGCTGATGCTAGAAATGTGTATCACACATTGAAGAAAGAATTTAGGCCTAATTTGCAGACTTTTAATATACTTCTATCAGGTTGGAAATCATCAGAGGAAGCGGAGTCATTCTTTGAGGAAATGAAGGAATTGGGTATCAAACCTGATGTTGTCTCGTATAATTCTTTGATTGATGTGTATTGTAAGGGCAGGGAGATGGAGAAGGCCTACAAGGTGGTTGAGAAGATGAGAGACGAGGATATATCACCAGATGTGATAACATATACTAGCATCATTGGAGGGTTGGGGTTGATCGGTCAACCTGATAAAGCTAGAGGTGTATTAAAGGAAATGAAGGAGTATGGATGTTACCCAGACGTTGCAGCTTATAATGCTGCTATTAGGAATTATTGTATTGCAAAGAGGCTTGGTGATGCTTCAAGTTTGATGGATGAGATGGTGGACAAGGGTCTCAGTCCGAATGCTACTACTTACAATTTGTTTTTTAGGGTATTTTATTGGTCAAATGACTTGAGGAGCTCATGGAGTTTGTATAGGAGAATGATGGATGTTGGGTGCTTGCCTAATACGCAGTCTTGTATGTTTCTGATCAGGTTGTTCAAGACGCAAGAGAGGGTGGATCTGGCTCTACTGTTGTGGAATGACATGGTGGAGAAAGGTTTTGGATCTTATTCATTGGTATCTGATGTGTTGTTTGATTTACTCTGTGATTTGGGGAGGTTGGCAGAAGCAGAGAAGTGTTTCCTGCAGATGATCGAGAAAGGGCATAAACCAAGCAATGTTGCTTTCAGGAGGATCAAAGTTCTCATGGAATTGGCAAACAAGCATGACGCACTCCAAAACTTATCGGAGAAGATTGCTATTTTTGGGTCTTCAATTCAAGTTCCCAGAGGAGAGGAGCACCTTAATAGGACATCATATATAGACTCACTTCCTGCTTAA